In a single window of the Rhodoligotrophos appendicifer genome:
- a CDS encoding GumC family protein, translated as MARRSSFPSAPFTRDPPFTDYGIEAAEGGWGASPLKLFSYILQYRWVVAAFSIAGLAVGMALTMMQTPLYQATARVEILVPSAKVFEDIEVISETSDLRAFITAREKLSSRGMAQRVVHELRLRDNSDFLNPSRDFSIINLMNRVAGRNVGRGADQWTAEQREAAAIAGVLRGLSAELIPGTSLLSITFRDANPALARDIANQTAQSFIDQRLDRTSATSDLARQFIESQVTHVKEKLRESEQALVDYAKTAGITITGNDQSLIAANIIALNTALATAIQERLDTGRVVDQIQGGQGGRLRQVVESEGLAKVRERIMELTGVYQQKLEILQPNFPEMRQLKAQIETLQMLMNQGILAILDAVRLRFKEATNKEIDLRKKLSEMEQQNVHFNDKNIHYTILKRDVESNRSLYQSLISKLNEISVSAELKTQNAAIVDLAVLPSAPFSPNLLSNLFTALAVFGIAAAATIYLLEISNNTFSSPAQVELILGLPILGAIPMVAEKQLHDQLEDQTSNLSEAYRSLRTSLQSSGSQGTPRTLLVTSAEPSEGKSTSVYKLAQDFAILDLKVLVIDADFRKPSLHRLFGLGNLQGLSNLIASDGENKDPAAVMQATKHKSVMLLSAGAAGFSPADLLCSPRLAALLSTFSKQFDMIIIDAPPIVDLSDALILGRLAEGTLMVVSAHQVARKSAKSALRRIQLAGAHVLGAAVSKMAVEESHYNYYSRQSHSETADNNGHRTPENPGGTTLPALESPLHKDEQS; from the coding sequence ATGGCAAGGCGTTCCAGCTTCCCGTCCGCACCATTCACACGCGATCCTCCCTTTACAGATTATGGGATTGAAGCTGCGGAAGGAGGGTGGGGAGCGTCCCCCCTCAAGCTCTTCTCTTATATCCTGCAATATCGGTGGGTGGTTGCTGCCTTCAGCATTGCCGGGCTCGCCGTCGGCATGGCGCTCACAATGATGCAGACGCCGCTCTACCAAGCCACCGCCCGCGTGGAGATCCTTGTTCCCTCAGCCAAGGTCTTTGAGGATATCGAAGTGATTTCCGAGACGAGCGACCTTCGGGCCTTCATCACAGCCCGGGAAAAGCTCTCAAGCCGCGGCATGGCCCAGCGCGTAGTTCATGAATTGCGACTGCGCGATAATTCCGACTTTCTCAACCCCTCGCGCGACTTTTCCATCATCAACTTGATGAACCGGGTCGCGGGTCGAAATGTTGGCCGGGGGGCCGACCAGTGGACCGCCGAACAACGAGAGGCCGCTGCAATCGCCGGCGTGCTGCGGGGACTTTCAGCTGAACTGATCCCCGGCACGAGCCTGCTGTCGATCACCTTCCGCGACGCCAATCCCGCACTGGCGCGCGACATCGCCAATCAGACGGCGCAAAGCTTCATTGACCAAAGACTCGACCGCACCAGCGCCACGTCCGATTTAGCGAGGCAATTCATCGAGAGCCAAGTCACACATGTGAAGGAGAAACTGCGAGAGTCAGAACAGGCCCTGGTCGACTACGCCAAGACTGCGGGCATAACGATCACAGGAAACGACCAATCGCTCATCGCAGCGAACATCATCGCGCTGAACACAGCATTGGCCACGGCGATCCAGGAGCGATTGGACACTGGACGCGTGGTGGACCAGATCCAGGGAGGTCAGGGCGGCAGACTTCGTCAGGTTGTCGAGAGCGAAGGGCTCGCCAAAGTACGCGAAAGGATCATGGAACTGACCGGCGTCTACCAGCAGAAGCTAGAGATCCTGCAGCCAAACTTCCCTGAAATGCGGCAGCTGAAAGCGCAGATCGAAACGCTGCAGATGCTTATGAACCAGGGCATTCTGGCCATTTTGGATGCCGTAAGGCTGCGCTTCAAGGAAGCGACCAACAAGGAAATCGACCTGCGCAAGAAGCTCTCGGAGATGGAACAGCAAAATGTCCATTTCAACGACAAGAACATTCATTACACCATTCTAAAGCGTGACGTTGAGTCCAACCGATCCCTCTATCAAAGCCTCATCAGCAAACTGAACGAAATCTCCGTCAGTGCAGAACTCAAGACGCAGAATGCCGCCATCGTGGATCTGGCAGTGCTGCCGAGCGCGCCCTTCTCGCCCAACCTGCTATCCAATCTGTTCACGGCGCTCGCGGTCTTTGGGATCGCTGCTGCCGCTACGATCTATCTCCTCGAGATCTCCAACAATACATTCTCAAGCCCAGCCCAAGTGGAGCTCATATTAGGCCTCCCCATCCTCGGCGCCATTCCCATGGTTGCGGAAAAGCAGCTCCACGATCAATTGGAGGATCAGACCTCAAACCTGTCCGAGGCCTACAGATCGCTGCGAACCTCGTTGCAGTCCTCGGGAAGTCAAGGCACGCCGAGGACGCTGCTGGTGACGAGTGCCGAGCCCTCGGAAGGCAAGTCGACGAGTGTCTATAAGCTGGCGCAGGATTTCGCGATCCTTGATCTGAAGGTTCTGGTGATCGACGCAGATTTCAGAAAGCCAAGCCTGCATCGGCTTTTTGGGCTGGGTAACCTGCAAGGCCTAAGTAATCTTATCGCAAGTGACGGGGAGAACAAGGACCCGGCTGCGGTCATGCAGGCCACCAAGCACAAGAGTGTCATGCTGCTCAGTGCCGGTGCGGCCGGCTTCAGTCCGGCCGATCTGCTATGCTCGCCCCGGCTGGCGGCATTGCTCAGCACCTTCAGCAAGCAATTCGACATGATCATTATCGATGCACCACCCATCGTCGATCTGTCCGATGCGCTTATCCTAGGACGCTTGGCCGAAGGCACATTGATGGTCGTGTCCGCCCACCAAGTCGCCCGCAAGTCAGCAAAATCCGCGCTGAGGCGCATCCAATTGGCAGGCGCGCATGTTCTCGGGGCGGCCGTATCGAAGATGGCGGTGGAGGAAAGCCACTACAATTACTACTCCCGGCAGAGCCACAGTGAGACAGCGGACAATAATGGACACAGGACTCCGGAAAATCCCGGCGGCACGACCCTGCCGGCCTTGGAATCACCTCTTCATAAAGACGAACAATCCTAA
- a CDS encoding polysaccharide biosynthesis/export family protein, with amino-acid sequence MHSATAHPAALVSHPGEDLEMVADLPPPDTTNGIEHPISPDDVLAIDVFQVDSLDRTVQVDAAGNIALPLLGVIAAAGKSVRQLEREIETGYGREYLQSPDVTIFAKESVGQRITIEGEVARAGIYPVSSHAKLLDAVAIAGGLRSVADPTKVFVYRSYSGRTLVAKYDLDDIRRGEKINPRIFGGDSIVVFSSTMKVAMDTLIKALSIANGATKLARTP; translated from the coding sequence ATGCATTCCGCCACGGCACATCCAGCCGCGCTCGTCAGCCATCCCGGCGAGGATCTCGAGATGGTTGCCGATCTTCCGCCCCCGGATACGACAAACGGCATCGAACATCCGATCTCTCCAGATGATGTGCTTGCGATCGACGTCTTCCAAGTCGATTCCTTGGATCGTACAGTGCAGGTGGATGCGGCCGGCAATATCGCGTTGCCGCTGCTCGGTGTCATCGCCGCGGCGGGAAAGTCTGTCAGACAGCTAGAGCGGGAAATCGAAACCGGATACGGACGGGAGTATCTGCAATCTCCGGACGTCACCATCTTCGCCAAGGAATCTGTCGGCCAGCGCATCACCATAGAAGGTGAGGTCGCCAGAGCGGGAATATATCCCGTATCGAGCCATGCTAAGCTTCTCGACGCCGTGGCCATTGCCGGCGGGCTGAGAAGCGTGGCCGATCCCACCAAGGTCTTCGTCTACCGGAGCTATTCCGGAAGAACCTTGGTCGCCAAGTATGATCTCGACGACATCCGCCGAGGCGAAAAGATCAATCCCCGGATATTCGGAGGTGATTCCATTGTGGTGTTCTCTTCCACAATGAAGGTTGCCATGGACACCCTCATCAAGGCGCTGTCGATCGCCAATGGCGCCACCAAGCTTGCTCGTACACCCTGA
- a CDS encoding 3-keto-5-aminohexanoate cleavage protein, with translation MKRSQKVIITCAVTGSIHTPSMSPHLPITPDEIVTHAVDAAEAGAAVIHLHARDPETGKPTQSPKVFEQFLPRIKQQSNAILNITTGGGLGMSLDERLSAAKWAKPEIASMNMGSMNFNISAAGTKIESFKHEWEKPYLEGTKDFIASNTFAQIERGMRELGEHGTRFEFECYDVSHLYNLAHFADRGIVKPPFFVQCIFGILGGIGPDPDNLMHMRMIADRLFGDDYYLSVLGAGRHQMSFVTLSAILGGNCRVGLEDSLYAGKGKLATSNAEQVAKIRRILEELSFEIASADDAREMLQTKGSHNVAF, from the coding sequence ATGAAGCGCTCACAGAAGGTCATCATTACCTGCGCCGTCACGGGATCGATCCACACACCCAGCATGTCGCCGCATCTGCCCATTACGCCGGATGAGATCGTGACCCATGCGGTAGACGCCGCCGAGGCCGGTGCCGCAGTCATCCACCTGCATGCGCGTGATCCGGAGACCGGCAAGCCGACGCAGAGCCCCAAGGTGTTCGAGCAGTTCCTGCCGCGCATCAAGCAGCAAAGCAACGCAATCCTGAACATCACCACCGGCGGTGGCCTTGGAATGTCGCTCGATGAGCGGCTGTCAGCCGCCAAATGGGCGAAGCCCGAAATCGCCTCCATGAACATGGGGTCGATGAACTTCAATATTTCGGCCGCCGGTACCAAGATCGAGAGTTTCAAACATGAGTGGGAGAAGCCCTACCTCGAAGGCACCAAAGACTTCATCGCCTCCAATACGTTCGCTCAGATCGAACGAGGCATGAGGGAACTGGGCGAGCATGGCACGCGATTCGAGTTCGAATGCTACGACGTCTCTCATCTCTACAATCTGGCGCATTTCGCGGATCGCGGGATCGTCAAACCTCCGTTCTTCGTGCAGTGCATCTTCGGTATTCTCGGAGGCATCGGCCCCGATCCGGACAATCTGATGCATATGAGGATGATTGCCGATCGTCTCTTCGGAGATGACTATTATCTCTCCGTGCTCGGGGCTGGCCGTCACCAAATGTCCTTCGTAACCCTTAGCGCCATTCTTGGTGGCAATTGTCGGGTCGGGCTCGAGGACAGCCTTTATGCCGGAAAGGGCAAGCTCGCGACCTCCAATGCCGAGCAAGTCGCAAAGATCCGGCGCATTTTGGAGGAACTCTCCTTCGAAATTGCGTCGGCCGATGATGCTCGGGAAATGCTCCAGACCAAGGGAAGCCACAACGTTGCGTTCTGA
- a CDS encoding 2OG-Fe(II) oxygenase produces MDPFIRWYDDALSPELCREIVTRFDKDKRRMVGKVSGNKGPEVDLKGKQTTELILPDDGWADIKQELQKSLAANLALYTRDVKYLAGSDHREVFAEPLRVKKYEIGGQFSWHIDNNSSQNQTRTLAVQWYFNDVAEGGRTEFEDQHMGIDCVEGRLAFFPVGWTYRHRGAPPASGPKYVCTTFLHRRF; encoded by the coding sequence ATGGATCCTTTTATTCGCTGGTATGATGATGCTCTGTCCCCGGAGCTATGCCGCGAGATCGTTACCCGATTCGATAAGGACAAACGCCGGATGGTTGGCAAGGTTTCGGGCAACAAGGGACCCGAGGTCGATCTCAAGGGCAAGCAGACGACCGAGCTTATCCTTCCCGACGATGGGTGGGCCGACATCAAGCAGGAATTGCAGAAGAGTCTTGCCGCCAATTTGGCTCTCTACACGCGCGACGTGAAATACCTCGCTGGGAGCGACCATCGCGAAGTTTTCGCTGAGCCTCTCCGCGTCAAGAAATATGAGATCGGCGGGCAATTCTCTTGGCATATCGATAATAATTCGAGCCAGAACCAAACCCGAACTCTCGCTGTTCAGTGGTATTTCAACGACGTCGCCGAGGGCGGACGCACGGAATTCGAAGATCAGCACATGGGCATAGACTGCGTCGAGGGGCGATTGGCCTTTTTCCCTGTCGGCTGGACCTACCGCCACCGCGGTGCTCCACCCGCCAGCGGCCCCAAATATGTCTGCACGACCTTCTTGCATCGGCGTTTCTAG
- a CDS encoding cysteine synthase A: MDIKASVIDAIGNTPLIKLKRASEATGCTILGKAEFMNPGQSVKDRAALYIVRDAIAAGRLQPGGVIVEGTAGNTGIGLALVGDALGFRTVIVIPETQSQEKKDALKLMGAELIEVPAVAYKNPNNYVRYSGRLAETLSETEPKGAIWANQFDNVANRRAHYETTAVEIWNQTEGRIDGFCCAVGSGGTLAGVSDRLKEFRRDIQIALADPPGASLFSYYQTGELRAEGSSITEGIGQGRITKNLEGVVVDRAYRIPDAEALNILFPLVLEEGLCLGGSSGVNIAGAVRLARDLGPGHTIVTILCDYGTRYQSKLYNPEFLRSKELPVPEWLDRAPLPRPRVFEEVSA; this comes from the coding sequence ATGGACATCAAGGCAAGCGTCATTGACGCCATCGGCAACACTCCGCTCATTAAGCTGAAGCGGGCCTCCGAAGCGACCGGCTGCACCATTCTGGGCAAGGCCGAGTTCATGAATCCGGGCCAGTCGGTAAAGGATCGTGCGGCGCTGTACATCGTGCGTGACGCCATCGCGGCCGGGCGTTTGCAGCCCGGTGGAGTGATTGTTGAGGGTACGGCTGGCAATACGGGCATCGGCCTGGCCCTCGTGGGCGACGCTCTCGGCTTTCGGACCGTGATCGTCATTCCTGAGACCCAGTCCCAGGAGAAGAAGGATGCCCTGAAGCTCATGGGCGCCGAACTGATCGAGGTGCCGGCGGTCGCCTACAAGAATCCCAACAACTATGTCCGCTATTCAGGGCGCCTGGCTGAAACGCTCTCGGAAACTGAGCCCAAAGGCGCCATCTGGGCGAACCAGTTTGATAATGTCGCCAATCGGCGGGCACATTACGAAACGACCGCCGTTGAGATCTGGAACCAGACCGAGGGCCGCATTGACGGCTTTTGTTGTGCTGTCGGTTCGGGTGGCACTTTGGCCGGCGTAAGTGACCGCTTGAAGGAGTTCAGAAGGGACATCCAGATCGCCCTGGCCGACCCGCCGGGTGCTTCTCTTTTCAGTTATTATCAAACGGGTGAGCTTCGCGCTGAAGGCAGCTCGATCACCGAAGGCATCGGCCAGGGGCGCATCACGAAGAACCTTGAGGGCGTGGTGGTTGACCGAGCCTATCGGATCCCCGATGCCGAGGCCTTGAACATCCTGTTCCCCCTGGTGTTGGAGGAGGGCCTCTGTCTCGGAGGATCCTCCGGTGTGAACATCGCCGGTGCCGTTCGCCTGGCCCGCGACCTGGGCCCAGGCCACACGATCGTAACCATCCTCTGCGACTATGGCACCCGCTACCAATCGAAGCTCTACAACCCCGAATTCCTGCGATCCAAGGAACTGCCGGTCCCGGAATGGCTAGATCGCGCTCCTCTGCCCCGGCCAAGGGTATTCGAGGAGGTGTCGGCGTGA
- a CDS encoding alanyl-tRNA editing protein produces MTELVFRSDAYTRTLDATVMAVSDRGGIILDRTNFYASGGGQPGDIGRLEVDGGEPILIGATVYGENNAVIHVPRDPIAVISPGTPVRLVLDWDTRYRHMRVHTALHLLCSLVPYPVTGGQIAADGGRLDFDIPEAGAADKGQLTEQLNALVAADHPVTERWITDAELLDNPQLVRTMAVKPPMGSGRVRLVSIGDIDLQPCGGTHVRSTSEIGTVVVAKIEKKGRQNRRIRIAFGE; encoded by the coding sequence GTGACGGAGCTTGTCTTCCGCAGTGACGCCTATACCCGGACTCTGGATGCAACCGTCATGGCTGTCAGTGATCGGGGTGGTATCATTCTTGATCGCACGAATTTCTACGCCAGTGGCGGTGGGCAGCCCGGGGACATCGGCCGTCTTGAGGTCGATGGTGGGGAGCCGATCCTGATTGGTGCCACCGTCTACGGAGAGAACAATGCGGTGATCCATGTGCCTCGCGACCCTATCGCGGTCATATCCCCAGGCACGCCCGTCCGTCTCGTCCTGGATTGGGACACCCGCTACCGTCACATGCGCGTTCACACCGCCCTGCATCTGCTTTGCTCGCTCGTTCCTTATCCGGTCACCGGTGGTCAGATTGCTGCTGATGGTGGCCGTCTTGACTTTGATATTCCCGAGGCTGGCGCCGCCGACAAGGGTCAGCTTACCGAACAACTCAATGCCCTGGTTGCCGCCGATCATCCTGTCACCGAACGCTGGATCACCGATGCTGAGCTTCTGGACAATCCTCAGCTGGTCCGCACCATGGCGGTGAAGCCGCCCATGGGCTCGGGACGCGTGCGCCTGGTGTCGATCGGTGATATCGACCTCCAGCCCTGTGGCGGCACCCATGTCCGCTCGACGTCGGAAATAGGGACGGTGGTCGTAGCCAAGATCGAGAAGAAGGGCCGACAGAATCGGCGGATCAGAATAGCTTTTGGGGAGTGA
- the sseA gene encoding 3-mercaptopyruvate sulfurtransferase, with the protein MSETDNANLVSTGWLATHLSAPDVVVMDASWYLPADNRDPRAEYLEEHIPGALFFDLDAISDTDSNLPHMLPSPEKFASIMRRMGVGDGHRVIVYDTKGLFAAARAWWMFRVFGHRDVSVLDGGFPKWKAEGRPIEDMSPPPRQERHFTARLNTLLVRDKGEVEGAVQDKSYQLADARSAGRFTGSEKEPRPGLRSGHIPGARNVHYATLLNEDGTLKSPEAIRRAFEAAGIDIAKPIITTCGSGVTAAILSLGLTLIGHPENALYDGSWVEWGSDQALPVATGAN; encoded by the coding sequence ATGAGTGAAACCGATAATGCCAATCTCGTATCAACGGGTTGGCTCGCGACCCATCTGTCTGCGCCCGACGTCGTGGTGATGGATGCCTCGTGGTACTTGCCGGCCGACAATCGAGATCCCCGGGCCGAATATCTCGAGGAGCATATCCCCGGAGCCCTGTTTTTTGATCTCGATGCGATTTCCGACACCGACAGCAACTTGCCCCACATGCTTCCGAGCCCCGAAAAATTCGCCTCGATCATGCGCCGTATGGGGGTCGGTGACGGCCATCGGGTGATCGTCTATGACACGAAGGGTCTTTTTGCTGCTGCACGCGCATGGTGGATGTTCCGCGTCTTCGGGCATCGCGACGTCTCGGTGCTGGATGGTGGCTTCCCCAAATGGAAGGCCGAAGGGCGTCCGATTGAGGATATGTCTCCTCCACCACGCCAAGAGCGCCATTTCACCGCGCGCCTGAACACCCTTCTCGTGCGAGACAAGGGCGAGGTCGAGGGCGCCGTGCAGGACAAATCCTATCAGCTCGCGGATGCGCGCTCCGCCGGCCGCTTCACCGGCAGCGAGAAGGAGCCACGTCCTGGTCTGCGCTCAGGTCACATTCCCGGAGCGCGCAACGTTCACTATGCCACGCTTCTCAATGAAGATGGCACTCTCAAATCTCCCGAAGCCATCCGCCGTGCCTTTGAGGCTGCAGGCATCGACATAGCCAAGCCGATCATCACCACCTGCGGCTCCGGCGTGACCGCAGCCATTCTGAGTCTGGGTCTTACCCTCATAGGCCATCCGGAAAACGCGCTGTATGACGGATCCTGGGTCGAGTGGGGCTCCGATCAGGCCCTTCCCGTAGCCACGGGGGCGAATTGA
- a CDS encoding GNAT family N-acetyltransferase — translation MPRTVETTVTYLEMTQRKHVAVHPPVNIKLALMEAVKPPVHFYRYLYDTIGRDHVWHDRRRLSITELEEQIHAEGIEIFVAYVTGCPAGYYELDSRKSEEVWLAYFGIVPEFLGLGLGKWLLSEAIAAAWEKGPERIRVETCTLDHPRALPLYQKLGFEPYAQKHKQMELLD, via the coding sequence ATGCCGCGGACGGTGGAGACGACGGTCACCTATCTTGAGATGACCCAACGGAAACATGTCGCAGTTCATCCGCCGGTCAACATCAAGCTCGCCCTGATGGAGGCGGTGAAACCTCCCGTCCATTTCTATCGCTATCTCTACGATACGATAGGTCGGGATCATGTTTGGCATGACCGTCGGCGGCTGAGCATCACAGAACTCGAAGAACAGATCCATGCCGAAGGAATCGAGATCTTTGTGGCTTACGTGACTGGCTGCCCTGCCGGCTATTACGAGCTCGACAGCCGCAAATCAGAGGAAGTCTGGCTCGCCTATTTCGGGATCGTACCGGAGTTTCTCGGCCTCGGCCTCGGCAAGTGGCTTCTCTCGGAGGCCATTGCCGCCGCATGGGAGAAAGGCCCCGAGCGGATCCGTGTGGAAACCTGCACCCTGGATCACCCGCGCGCCCTGCCCCTCTACCAGAAGCTCGGTTTCGAGCCCTACGCCCAGAAGCATAAGCAGATGGAGCTTTTGGACTAG
- a CDS encoding MBL fold metallo-hydrolase, which translates to MLPQCEWRAETLRRTNPYYSGPVSASFDGVRFRNPIQTEDKGWGDLFRLFFRTERAKWPAEYPSPFQKGPRDRCEDLRVTLIGHASYLLQICGLNLLIDPVWSPRASPFKRMGPLRVNPPGIALDALPPIDVVLITHNHYDHLDLDTLKTLQARCQPRFITALGNDKIIQRALKDARVEAGGWGQSFDIGSQVRVHLTPSYHWSARGLFDRRMALWCAFVFTSPAGVIYHIGDTGYGDGAPFRAVAQTFGPPRLAMIPIGAYEPRWFMKNQHVNPEEALQIMLDCGARQAVGHHWGTFQLTAEPIEEPKMRLESALAREGLAVERFTALRPGQSLTPE; encoded by the coding sequence ATTCTCCCCCAATGCGAATGGCGAGCTGAGACGCTGCGACGAACGAATCCATATTATTCCGGCCCGGTCTCAGCCTCTTTCGATGGGGTCCGCTTCCGTAATCCGATCCAGACCGAGGACAAGGGATGGGGCGACCTGTTCCGGCTTTTCTTCCGAACGGAGCGGGCCAAGTGGCCTGCGGAATATCCGAGCCCGTTTCAAAAGGGGCCGCGGGATCGATGCGAGGATCTGCGGGTCACGCTCATTGGTCATGCGTCCTATCTGTTGCAAATCTGCGGTTTGAACCTGCTGATCGATCCGGTGTGGTCACCCCGCGCCAGCCCCTTCAAGCGCATGGGTCCGCTTCGGGTCAACCCACCTGGCATCGCGCTAGACGCCCTGCCGCCCATCGACGTCGTGCTGATCACGCATAATCATTACGACCATCTCGATCTCGACACTCTGAAAACGCTACAGGCTCGTTGCCAGCCGCGATTCATCACAGCGCTTGGCAATGACAAGATCATCCAGCGCGCCCTCAAGGATGCAAGGGTCGAGGCCGGCGGCTGGGGCCAGTCTTTCGACATTGGCTCACAGGTGCGCGTCCACCTGACACCGTCCTATCACTGGTCTGCGCGCGGTCTTTTCGATCGTCGCATGGCGCTGTGGTGCGCCTTCGTGTTCACGTCACCGGCGGGCGTCATCTATCACATCGGCGATACCGGCTATGGCGATGGTGCACCCTTTCGCGCCGTAGCTCAGACCTTTGGACCACCTCGGCTGGCGATGATCCCGATCGGGGCGTATGAGCCGCGTTGGTTCATGAAAAACCAGCATGTGAATCCTGAAGAGGCACTGCAGATCATGCTCGACTGCGGCGCCCGACAGGCGGTGGGGCATCACTGGGGGACGTTCCAGCTGACAGCGGAGCCTATCGAAGAACCAAAGATGCGCCTGGAGAGTGCCCTTGCTCGAGAAGGCTTGGCCGTCGAACGGTTCACAGCCCTCCGGCCTGGCCAATCCCTGACGCCCGAATAA
- a CDS encoding GumC family protein yields MTKTSLSPYSQEILSGSTDQPLVAAVDLFGLLQGMWRRKLLMLLITASVVGLAAFYVSKATPRYKADAEVLIGNGESAFTRSSLDNQPALMDERDIASQVQVLRSGAIAQRVIEALDLSSKPEFQLTEADLSAPEKWLIEQGLLDNPLNLDPERRTLEAYNQALQVYPVKETKVISIAFTAKDPEVAAAVANEVAQQYLASTQETQSATTGRATEWLNGQIEQLREKVVESEKAVEEYRTRAGLLQGSRSALSAESLTELNTQIIQAKAQRSETQARADAIHTMLKNGGSLSSSADVLNSPLMQRLVEREVTLRGTRDDLLTTYLPSHPRIVSINSEISGLQQQIRQEAMKIAASQEQQAQIAKAREEALSRSLDEMKTQAAGANLDEVKLRALEREATANRTLLESFLNRYSEASSRESVQAQPAMARLISTADVPLEPASPRKVPILALAVFGGMMLAAVVAFVAEIFSLDIHRVRTHQSSAPGLPLRYTDRERLSGATLGPVPLLRGPRAVSLSPSFITAAGKPVDTAKALAPTILGWRKASGIRRVLLGTDAPSPVSTETIIEIGRALARSQDRVLLIDIDQESGALADALKIEVAPGLSELLAGRASFAESIRSDAKSNLHILRGGAERNALAELSGEGRLDFVLDTLGQAYDMILLSAGGIGVDDPVPATKAGGAAVLTGLADRSRAAEIGDYLSRMGVIELLVVEMPAGSNSKGKASSPKVAA; encoded by the coding sequence ATGACAAAAACGAGCCTTTCCCCCTATTCTCAGGAGATCCTTAGCGGATCAACCGACCAGCCCTTGGTGGCGGCGGTGGACCTCTTCGGTCTCCTGCAGGGCATGTGGCGGCGCAAACTACTCATGTTGCTGATCACCGCGAGCGTCGTGGGCCTCGCCGCATTTTACGTCTCAAAGGCTACGCCGCGGTACAAGGCGGATGCAGAAGTGCTGATCGGCAACGGCGAATCGGCCTTTACGCGGTCGAGCCTCGACAACCAGCCCGCTCTGATGGACGAGCGTGACATCGCAAGCCAAGTGCAAGTCCTGCGCTCCGGCGCCATCGCCCAACGCGTGATCGAGGCTCTGGACCTCTCGTCCAAGCCAGAATTTCAACTCACGGAAGCGGATCTCTCCGCGCCGGAGAAATGGCTGATCGAGCAGGGGCTGCTCGACAACCCGCTCAACCTCGACCCTGAGCGGCGCACGCTGGAGGCCTATAACCAGGCGCTGCAGGTGTACCCCGTCAAGGAGACGAAGGTGATTTCCATCGCCTTCACCGCAAAGGATCCCGAAGTTGCGGCTGCGGTCGCCAATGAGGTCGCCCAGCAATACCTGGCCTCGACCCAGGAGACGCAGTCGGCGACCACCGGCCGTGCAACGGAATGGTTGAACGGCCAAATCGAACAGCTGCGCGAGAAGGTGGTCGAATCGGAGAAGGCGGTGGAAGAGTACCGTACCCGCGCGGGACTGCTGCAGGGCAGTCGCTCCGCGCTGAGCGCCGAAAGCCTGACGGAGCTGAACACCCAGATCATCCAGGCCAAGGCGCAGCGCTCGGAAACCCAGGCGCGGGCCGACGCCATCCATACCATGCTCAAAAACGGCGGTTCGCTCTCCAGCTCAGCCGATGTGCTGAACTCACCTCTGATGCAGCGTTTGGTAGAGCGTGAAGTCACATTGCGGGGAACGCGTGACGACCTCCTGACGACCTATTTGCCGTCGCATCCGCGGATCGTGTCCATCAACAGCGAGATCAGCGGCCTGCAACAGCAGATCCGGCAAGAGGCGATGAAGATCGCCGCAAGCCAGGAACAACAGGCCCAGATCGCCAAAGCCCGCGAAGAGGCGCTGAGCCGTTCTCTGGACGAAATGAAGACGCAGGCCGCCGGAGCCAATCTGGACGAGGTGAAGCTGCGGGCTCTGGAACGGGAGGCCACCGCCAATCGGACCCTGCTCGAGTCCTTCCTGAACCGTTACAGCGAAGCCAGCTCGCGGGAAAGCGTGCAGGCCCAGCCGGCCATGGCGCGGCTGATCTCGACGGCGGACGTCCCCTTGGAGCCAGCCTCACCGCGAAAGGTGCCGATCCTGGCGCTCGCAGTGTTCGGCGGCATGATGCTCGCGGCGGTCGTGGCCTTCGTTGCAGAGATTTTCTCCCTCGACATCCATCGGGTCCGCACTCACCAATCGTCCGCTCCTGGGCTGCCGTTGCGCTATACGGATCGGGAGCGCCTGTCGGGTGCCACGTTGGGTCCCGTGCCGTTGCTGCGGGGGCCGCGTGCGGTTTCGCTCAGTCCGAGCTTCATCACGGCGGCCGGCAAGCCCGTTGACACCGCAAAAGCCCTGGCACCGACAATTCTTGGTTGGCGGAAGGCCTCCGGCATCCGACGGGTGCTGCTTGGAACGGACGCCCCCTCGCCAGTCAGCACCGAGACAATCATCGAGATCGGCAGGGCCCTCGCGCGCAGCCAAGATCGCGTACTGCTGATCGATATCGACCAGGAAAGCGGCGCATTGGCTGATGCCCTCAAGATCGAAGTAGCGCCGGGCCTGTCGGAACTGCTCGCAGGCAGGGCGTCATTCGCCGAATCGATCCGGAGCGACGCGAAATCGAACCTCCATATCCTGCGCGGTGGGGCTGAGCGGAACGCACTCGCCGAGCTCAGCGGCGAAGGCCGCCTCGACTTCGTCCTGGATACGCTGGGTCAGGCCTATGATATGATCCTGCTCTCGGCCGGAGGCATCGGCGTCGATGATCCCGTGCCGGCAACGAAAGCAGGCGGTGCAGCCGTGCTGACAGGCCTCGCCGACCGCAGTCGCGCCGCCGAGATCGGGGACTATCTCAGCCGCATGGGTGTCATCGAACTGCTGGTGGTGGAGATGCCGGCCGGAAGCAATTCCAAAGGAAAGGCTTCGTCACCAAAGGTTGCCGCCTGA